A stretch of the Amycolatopsis sp. BJA-103 genome encodes the following:
- a CDS encoding GNAT family N-acetyltransferase produces MSWTFEVTPVDHPDAAQLLREYLDEIASRYYERQVDEEELDDLLEKNHSRYLVPPEGAFLLAWRDGVLAGCAGLRVMTPEITELKRVFLRRSERGKGGASLLVAAAEDVARGLGATTIRLDTRSDLVEARALYARLGYDEVEPFNDDPYAHYYFAKPLVQALSDRV; encoded by the coding sequence ATGAGCTGGACCTTCGAAGTCACCCCCGTCGATCACCCGGACGCCGCCCAGCTGCTGCGCGAGTACCTGGACGAGATCGCGTCCCGCTACTACGAGCGCCAGGTCGACGAGGAAGAGCTCGACGACCTGCTCGAGAAGAACCACAGCAGGTACCTGGTTCCGCCGGAGGGCGCCTTCCTCCTCGCGTGGCGCGATGGGGTCCTGGCAGGTTGCGCCGGGCTCAGGGTCATGACGCCCGAGATCACCGAACTCAAGCGAGTCTTCCTCCGGCGGTCCGAGCGCGGCAAAGGCGGTGCGTCGCTGCTCGTGGCCGCCGCCGAGGACGTCGCCCGCGGCCTGGGGGCCACGACCATCCGCCTGGACACCCGCAGCGACCTCGTCGAGGCGAGGGCCCTGTACGCGCGCCTCGGCTACGACGAGGTCGAGCCCTTCAACGACGACCCCTACGCCCACTACTACTTCGCGAAGCCCCTGGTCCAGGCTCTGTCGGATCGCGTTTAG
- a CDS encoding YbaB/EbfC family nucleoid-associated protein, with amino-acid sequence MSAEFEQLVAEFEKFQSKIKKAETQFAKVGEMQAELAELESVAASPDRSVTVVAGPGGSVKDIRLSPEALRQQPQQLAAAILSTLHTAVADAARKQAGIVDEQFGGTFHLNVEEQVLEAQAEALGTTTADLRSQMSEEPPPEAARPARRPRNEDDFSEETVLRRSDEATPGQPPAGGNSAGDQFLKNLFDEEDH; translated from the coding sequence ATGTCGGCCGAGTTCGAACAGCTGGTCGCGGAATTCGAGAAGTTCCAGTCCAAGATCAAGAAGGCCGAAACGCAGTTCGCGAAGGTCGGCGAAATGCAGGCGGAACTGGCGGAACTGGAGTCGGTGGCGGCGTCGCCGGACCGTTCGGTCACCGTCGTCGCGGGGCCGGGCGGGTCGGTCAAGGACATTCGCCTGAGCCCGGAAGCCCTTAGGCAGCAACCACAACAGCTCGCCGCCGCCATTCTGTCCACTTTGCACACCGCGGTGGCCGACGCAGCGCGGAAGCAGGCGGGGATCGTCGACGAGCAGTTCGGCGGGACCTTCCACCTGAACGTCGAAGAGCAGGTACTCGAAGCCCAAGCGGAAGCGTTGGGAACCACAACCGCCGATCTGCGGTCTCAGATGTCGGAGGAGCCACCACCGGAGGCCGCCCGCCCCGCCCGCCGACCTCGGAACGAGGACGACTTCAGCGAGGAGACGGTGCTCCGGCGGTCGGACGAAGCGACTCCCGGCCAGCCGCCGGCGGGCGGGAACTCGGCGGGTGACCAGTTCCTCAAGAACCTGTTCGACGAGGAGGACCACTGA
- the rpsL gene encoding 30S ribosomal protein S12, whose protein sequence is MPTIQQLVRKGRQDKAAKQKTAALKGSPQRRGVCTRVYTTTPKKPNSALRKVARVKLTSGIEVTAYIPGEGHNLQEHSMVLVRGGRVKDLPGVRYKIIRGSLDTQGVKNRKQARSRYGAKKEKS, encoded by the coding sequence TTGCCCACGATCCAGCAGCTGGTCCGTAAGGGCCGCCAGGACAAGGCTGCCAAGCAGAAGACCGCGGCCCTCAAGGGGAGCCCGCAGCGGCGTGGCGTGTGCACTCGCGTGTACACCACAACCCCCAAGAAGCCGAACTCGGCGCTTCGCAAGGTCGCTCGTGTGAAGTTGACCAGCGGCATCGAGGTCACCGCCTACATTCCCGGTGAGGGCCACAACCTGCAGGAGCACTCGATGGTGCTCGTGCGTGGTGGTCGTGTGAAGGACCTTCCGGGTGTCCGTTACAAGATCATCCGCGGTTCGCTCGACACCCAGGGTGTCAAGAACCGTAAGCAGGCGCGCAGCCGGTACGGCGCGAAGAAGGAGAAGAGCTAA
- the rpsG gene encoding 30S ribosomal protein S7: MPRKGPAPKRPLISDPVYASPLVTQLVNKVLKDGKRSLAERIVYGALEGAREKTGTDPVVTLKRALDNVKPTIEVKSRRVGGATYQVPIEVKPGRSTTLALRWLVSFSAARREKTMIERLQNELLDASNGLGASVKRREDTHKMAESNKAFAHYRW; this comes from the coding sequence ATGCCCCGCAAGGGTCCGGCCCCGAAGCGGCCGCTGATCTCTGACCCCGTCTACGCATCCCCGCTGGTCACCCAGCTGGTGAACAAGGTGCTGAAGGACGGCAAGCGGTCCCTGGCCGAGCGCATCGTTTACGGCGCCCTCGAAGGAGCTCGCGAGAAGACCGGCACCGACCCGGTCGTCACGCTGAAGCGCGCCCTCGACAACGTGAAGCCCACCATCGAGGTGAAGAGCCGCCGCGTCGGTGGTGCCACCTACCAGGTGCCGATCGAGGTCAAGCCGGGCCGTTCGACCACCCTCGCCCTGCGTTGGCTGGTCTCCTTCTCCGCGGCCCGCCGCGAGAAGACCATGATCGAGCGCCTGCAGAACGAGCTCCTCGACGCGAGCAACGGCCTCGGCGCCAGCGTGAAGCGGCGCGAGGACACGCACAAGATGGCCGAGTCCAACAAGGCCTTCGCGCACTACCGCTGGTGA
- the fusA gene encoding elongation factor G gives MAREVLTDLNQVRNIGIMAHIDAGKTTTTERILFYTGVNYKIGEVHDGAATMDWMEEEQKRGITITSAATTTFWADHQINIIDTPGHVDFTVEVERSLRVLDGAVAVFDGKEGVEPQSEQVWRQADKYEVPRICFVNKMDKLGADFYFTVRTIEERLGARPLVIQLPIGAENEFEGVIDLVRMKALTWRGEVQKGEDYAVEEIPAELADKAAEYREKLVEAIAETEDSLMEKFLEGEELTEAELKAGIRKLTVNREAYPVLTGSAFKNKGVQPMLDAVIDYLPSPLDVPAVEGTLPDGETPVLRKPSVDEPFAALAFKIAAHPFFGKLTYIRVYSGKVSSGAQLINATKERKERIGKLFQMHSNKENPVEEAQAGHIYAVIGLKDTTTGDTLADPQNPVVLESMTFPAPVIRVAIEPKTKADQEKLSLAIQKLAEEDPTFQVNLDEDTGQTIIAGMGELHLEVLVNRMKSDYKVEANIGKPQVAYRETVRKTVEKLDYVHKKQTGGSGQFAKVIVKLEPLESTDGALYEFSNKVTGGRVPREYIPSVDAGAQDAMQYGVLAGYPLVGLKFTLLDGAYHEVDSSEMAFKIAGSIAMKEAARKANPVILEPLMAVEVTTPEDYMGDVIGDLNSRRGQIQAMEERAGTRVVKALVPLSEMFGYVGDLRSRTQGRANYSMVFDSYAEVPANVAKEIIAKATGE, from the coding sequence GTGGCACGTGAAGTGCTGACCGACCTGAACCAGGTCCGCAACATCGGCATCATGGCCCACATCGACGCCGGTAAGACCACCACCACCGAGCGGATCCTGTTCTACACCGGGGTCAACTACAAGATCGGTGAAGTCCACGATGGCGCCGCCACCATGGACTGGATGGAGGAGGAGCAGAAGCGGGGTATCACCATCACCTCGGCTGCCACCACCACCTTCTGGGCCGATCACCAGATCAACATCATCGACACCCCGGGTCACGTCGACTTCACCGTCGAGGTGGAGCGTTCGCTCCGCGTGCTCGATGGTGCCGTCGCCGTGTTCGACGGCAAGGAAGGTGTCGAGCCGCAGTCCGAGCAGGTCTGGCGTCAGGCGGACAAGTACGAGGTTCCTCGTATCTGCTTCGTCAACAAGATGGACAAGCTCGGCGCGGACTTCTACTTCACCGTCCGCACCATCGAGGAGCGCCTCGGCGCCCGCCCGCTGGTCATCCAGCTGCCGATCGGCGCCGAGAACGAGTTCGAAGGCGTCATCGACCTGGTCCGCATGAAGGCGCTGACCTGGCGCGGCGAGGTCCAGAAGGGCGAGGACTACGCCGTCGAGGAGATCCCGGCCGAGCTCGCCGACAAGGCGGCCGAGTACCGGGAGAAGCTGGTCGAGGCCATCGCCGAGACCGAAGACTCCCTGATGGAGAAGTTCCTCGAGGGCGAGGAGCTGACGGAAGCCGAGCTCAAGGCCGGTATCCGCAAGCTCACCGTGAACCGCGAGGCGTACCCGGTGCTCACCGGTTCCGCCTTCAAGAACAAGGGCGTTCAGCCCATGCTCGACGCGGTCATCGACTACCTGCCGTCGCCGCTGGACGTCCCCGCCGTCGAGGGCACGCTGCCCGACGGTGAGACCCCGGTGCTGCGGAAGCCGTCCGTCGACGAACCGTTCGCCGCTCTGGCGTTCAAGATCGCCGCGCACCCGTTCTTCGGCAAGCTGACCTACATCCGGGTGTACTCGGGCAAGGTCTCCTCCGGCGCGCAGCTGATCAACGCCACCAAGGAGCGCAAGGAGCGCATCGGGAAGCTCTTCCAGATGCACTCCAACAAGGAGAACCCGGTCGAGGAGGCCCAGGCGGGCCACATCTACGCGGTCATCGGCCTGAAGGACACCACCACCGGTGACACCCTCGCCGACCCGCAGAACCCGGTCGTCCTCGAGTCGATGACGTTCCCGGCGCCGGTCATCCGCGTCGCGATCGAGCCCAAGACCAAGGCCGACCAGGAGAAGCTGTCCCTGGCGATCCAGAAGCTGGCCGAAGAGGACCCGACGTTCCAGGTCAACCTGGACGAGGACACCGGCCAGACGATCATCGCGGGTATGGGCGAGCTGCACCTCGAGGTGCTGGTGAACCGGATGAAGTCCGACTACAAGGTCGAGGCGAACATCGGTAAGCCGCAGGTCGCCTACCGCGAGACGGTGCGCAAGACGGTCGAGAAGCTCGACTACGTGCACAAGAAGCAGACCGGTGGTTCCGGTCAGTTCGCGAAGGTCATCGTCAAGCTCGAGCCGCTCGAGTCCACCGACGGTGCCCTCTACGAGTTCTCCAACAAGGTCACCGGTGGCCGCGTGCCGCGGGAGTACATCCCGTCGGTCGACGCGGGCGCGCAGGACGCCATGCAGTACGGCGTGCTGGCCGGCTACCCGCTCGTCGGGTTGAAGTTCACCTTGTTGGACGGCGCGTACCACGAGGTCGACTCTTCGGAAATGGCCTTCAAGATCGCCGGCTCCATCGCGATGAAGGAAGCCGCGCGGAAGGCCAACCCGGTCATCCTCGAGCCGTTGATGGCCGTCGAGGTCACCACGCCCGAGGACTACATGGGCGATGTGATCGGCGACCTCAACTCCCGCCGTGGCCAGATCCAGGCCATGGAGGAGCGCGCCGGTACCCGTGTCGTCAAGGCACTGGTCCCGCTGTCGGAGATGTTCGGTTACGTCGGTGACCTGCGGTCGCGTACCCAGGGGCGGGCCAACTACTCCATGGTGTTCGACTCCTACGCCGAGGTTCCCGCGAACGTCGCGAAGGAAATCATCGCGAAGGCGACAGGGGAGTAG
- the tuf gene encoding elongation factor Tu yields the protein MAKAKFERTKPHVNIGTIGHVDHGKTTLTAAITKVLHDKYPELNTASAFDQIDNAPEEKQRGITINISHVEYQTEKRHYAHVDAPGHADYIKNMITGAAQMDGAILVVAATDGPMPQTREHVLLAKQVGVPYIVVALNKADMVDDEEILELVELEVRELLSSQDFPGDDAPVVKVSGLKALEGDAKWGESVLELMAAVDENVPDPVRELDKPFLMPIEDVFTITGRGTVVTGRIERGRVNVNEEVEIVGIKEKSTKTTVTGVEMFRKLLDQGEAGDNVGLLVRGIKREDVERGQVVVKPGTTTPHTEFEGSVYILSKDEGGRHTPFFNNYRPQFYFRTTDVTGVVTLKEGTEMVMPGDNTDISVVLIQPIAMDEGLRFAIREGGRTVGAGQVTKITK from the coding sequence GTGGCGAAGGCGAAATTCGAGCGGACCAAGCCGCACGTCAACATCGGGACCATCGGTCACGTCGACCACGGTAAGACCACTCTGACCGCGGCGATCACCAAGGTTCTGCACGACAAGTACCCCGAGCTGAACACGGCGTCGGCGTTCGACCAGATCGACAACGCGCCGGAAGAGAAGCAGCGCGGCATCACGATCAACATCTCGCACGTCGAGTACCAGACCGAGAAGCGTCACTACGCCCACGTGGACGCCCCCGGTCACGCGGACTACATCAAGAACATGATCACCGGTGCGGCGCAGATGGACGGCGCGATCCTCGTGGTCGCGGCGACCGACGGCCCGATGCCGCAGACCCGTGAGCACGTGCTGCTCGCGAAGCAGGTCGGCGTGCCCTACATCGTGGTCGCGCTGAACAAGGCCGACATGGTCGACGACGAAGAGATCCTGGAGCTCGTCGAGCTCGAGGTCCGCGAGCTGCTGTCCTCCCAGGACTTCCCGGGTGACGACGCTCCGGTCGTCAAGGTCTCCGGCCTGAAGGCCCTCGAGGGCGACGCCAAGTGGGGCGAGAGTGTTCTCGAGCTCATGGCGGCCGTCGACGAGAACGTGCCGGACCCGGTGCGTGAGCTCGACAAGCCGTTCCTGATGCCGATCGAAGACGTCTTCACGATCACCGGCCGTGGCACGGTCGTGACCGGCCGTATCGAGCGTGGCCGCGTCAACGTGAACGAAGAGGTCGAGATCGTCGGCATCAAGGAAAAGTCGACCAAGACCACCGTCACCGGTGTCGAGATGTTCCGCAAGCTGCTCGACCAGGGTGAGGCCGGCGACAACGTCGGTCTGCTGGTCCGCGGCATCAAGCGCGAGGACGTCGAGCGCGGCCAGGTCGTCGTGAAGCCGGGCACCACCACCCCGCACACGGAGTTCGAGGGCTCGGTCTACATCCTGTCGAAGGACGAGGGTGGTCGTCACACCCCGTTCTTCAACAACTACCGCCCGCAGTTCTACTTCCGCACGACGGACGTGACCGGCGTGGTGACCCTCAAGGAGGGCACCGAGATGGTCATGCCGGGCGACAACACGGACATCAGCGTCGTGCTGATCCAGCCGATCGCCATGGACGAGGGTCTGCGTTTCGCCATCCGTGAGGGTGGACGGACCGTCGGCGCCGGCCAGGTCACCAAGATCACCAAGTGA
- the rpsJ gene encoding 30S ribosomal protein S10, translated as MAGQKIRIRLKAYDHEAIDTSARKIVETVTRTGARVVGPVPLPTEKNVYCVIRSPHKYKDSREHFEMRTHKRLIDILDPTPKTVDALMRIDLPASVDVNIQ; from the coding sequence ATGGCGGGACAGAAGATCCGCATCCGGCTCAAGGCCTACGACCACGAGGCGATCGACACCTCGGCGCGCAAGATCGTCGAGACGGTCACGCGCACCGGCGCCCGTGTTGTCGGGCCGGTGCCGCTGCCCACCGAGAAGAACGTTTACTGCGTCATCCGCTCGCCGCACAAGTACAAGGACTCGCGCGAGCACTTCGAGATGCGCACGCACAAGCGTCTGATCGACATCCTCGACCCGACGCCGAAGACGGTCGACGCGCTCATGCGCATCGACCTGCCGGCGAGCGTCGACGTCAACATCCAGTAG
- the rplC gene encoding 50S ribosomal protein L3: protein MSDRQVKGILGTKLGMTQVFDENNRVVPVTVVQAGPNVVTQVRTQETDGYKAVQLAFGAVDPRRVNKPRTGHFDKASVTPRRFLAELRTTDAETYEVGQEITAEVFEAGIEVDVTGTSKGKGYAGVMKRHGFKGQGASHGAQAVHRKPGSIGGCATPGRVFKGLRMAGRMGNDRVTTQNLTVHAVRAEDGLLLIKGAVPGPKGGLLFVRSAAKGGN from the coding sequence ATGTCTGACAGGCAAGTGAAGGGCATCCTGGGCACCAAGCTCGGCATGACCCAGGTCTTCGACGAGAACAACCGGGTCGTCCCGGTGACCGTCGTGCAGGCCGGCCCGAACGTGGTGACCCAGGTTCGGACCCAGGAAACCGACGGCTACAAGGCCGTGCAGCTGGCTTTCGGTGCGGTCGACCCGCGCCGGGTGAACAAGCCGCGCACCGGCCACTTCGACAAGGCGAGCGTGACCCCGCGTCGTTTCCTTGCGGAGCTGCGTACCACCGACGCCGAGACCTACGAGGTCGGCCAGGAGATCACCGCTGAGGTGTTCGAGGCCGGTATCGAGGTCGACGTGACCGGTACCAGCAAGGGCAAGGGCTACGCCGGTGTCATGAAGCGTCACGGCTTCAAGGGCCAGGGCGCCAGCCACGGTGCCCAGGCCGTGCACCGCAAGCCCGGCTCGATCGGTGGCTGTGCCACCCCGGGTCGCGTCTTCAAGGGCCTGCGCATGGCGGGCCGGATGGGCAACGACCGGGTCACCACGCAGAACCTGACCGTGCACGCGGTGCGTGCCGAAGACGGCCTGCTGCTGATCAAGGGCGCCGTGCCCGGTCCCAAGGGCGGCCTGCTGTTCGTTCGCAGCGCCGCGAAGGGTGGTAACTGA
- the rplD gene encoding 50S ribosomal protein L4 — translation MSSVELKTPAGKADGTVDLPSEIFDVQANVPLMHQVVVGQLAAARQGTHDTKTRGEVRGGGKKPYRQKGTGRARQGSTRAPQFTGGGVVHGPTPRDYTQRTPKKMKAAALRGALSDRARAGQLHVVTELVTGERPSTKSAKAIIAAVTQAKRVLVVLHRDDELSWNSLRNLAEVHIITPDQLNTYDVLVNDDVVFTKAAYDVFVAGPVRGKGAKASARSSEVEGSDEQ, via the coding sequence ATGAGCAGCGTCGAGCTGAAGACCCCGGCCGGTAAAGCCGACGGCACGGTCGACCTCCCCTCGGAGATCTTCGACGTGCAGGCCAACGTGCCCCTCATGCACCAGGTCGTGGTGGGCCAGCTGGCCGCCGCGCGCCAGGGAACGCATGACACCAAGACCCGCGGTGAAGTCCGCGGTGGTGGCAAGAAGCCGTACCGTCAGAAGGGCACCGGCCGCGCCCGCCAGGGTTCGACCCGTGCGCCGCAGTTCACCGGTGGTGGCGTCGTCCACGGCCCCACGCCGCGTGACTACACCCAGCGGACCCCGAAGAAGATGAAGGCCGCCGCTCTCCGTGGCGCCCTCTCCGACCGGGCCCGTGCCGGACAGCTGCACGTCGTCACCGAACTGGTGACCGGCGAGAGGCCGTCCACCAAGTCCGCCAAGGCCATCATCGCCGCGGTGACCCAGGCCAAGCGCGTTCTCGTGGTCCTGCACCGCGACGACGAGCTGAGCTGGAACTCGCTGCGCAACCTGGCCGAGGTCCACATCATCACGCCCGACCAGCTCAACACCTACGACGTGTTGGTCAACGACGACGTGGTGTTCACCAAGGCCGCTTACGACGTTTTCGTCGCCGGTCCCGTCAGGGGCAAGGGCGCGAAGGCTTCGGCCCGGTCGAGCGAGGTTGAAGGGAGTGACGAGCAGTGA
- the rplW gene encoding 50S ribosomal protein L23: MSAIAIPDPRDILLAPVISEKSYGLLEDHKYTFVVRPDANKTQIKIAVEKVFGVKVVSVNTLNRQGKRKRTRAGFGKRKDTKRAIVTLSAESKPIEIFGGPTA; this comes from the coding sequence GTGAGTGCGATCGCCATCCCCGATCCCCGCGACATCTTGCTCGCGCCGGTGATCTCCGAGAAGTCCTACGGGCTGCTCGAGGACCACAAGTACACGTTCGTGGTTCGCCCGGACGCCAACAAGACCCAGATCAAGATCGCGGTCGAGAAGGTGTTCGGCGTCAAGGTGGTCAGTGTCAACACCCTCAACCGCCAGGGCAAGCGTAAGCGGACTCGCGCCGGCTTCGGCAAGCGCAAGGACACCAAGCGCGCCATCGTGACTCTTTCGGCTGAGAGCAAGCCGATCGAGATCTTCGGCGGACCCACCGCGTAA
- the rplB gene encoding 50S ribosomal protein L2, which translates to MGIRKYKPTTPGRRGSSVSDFAEITRSTPEKSLLRPLSKTGGRNSSGKITTRHKGGGHKRAYRLIDFRRNDKDGVPAKVAHIEYDPNRSARIALLHYADGEKRYIIAPEKLKQGDTVENGPRADIKPGNNLPLRNIPVGTVIHAIELRPGGGAKMARSAGAKVQLVAKDGPYAQLRLPSGEIRNVDVRNRATIGEVGNSDHSNINWGKAGRNRWRGKRPTVRGVVMNPVDHPHGGGEGKTSGGRHPVNPNGKPEGRTRRRKASDAMIVRRRRTGKKR; encoded by the coding sequence ATGGGCATCCGCAAGTACAAGCCGACGACCCCGGGTCGTCGCGGTTCCAGCGTCTCCGACTTCGCCGAGATCACTCGGTCCACCCCGGAGAAGTCGCTGCTGCGTCCGCTGAGCAAGACCGGCGGCCGTAACTCCAGCGGCAAGATCACCACCCGTCACAAGGGCGGTGGCCACAAGCGCGCGTACCGGCTGATCGACTTCCGCCGGAACGACAAGGACGGCGTTCCCGCCAAGGTCGCGCACATCGAGTACGACCCCAACCGGTCCGCTCGTATCGCGCTCCTGCACTACGCCGACGGCGAGAAGCGCTACATCATCGCCCCGGAGAAGCTCAAGCAGGGTGACACGGTTGAGAACGGCCCCCGCGCCGACATCAAGCCGGGTAACAACCTGCCGCTGCGCAACATCCCGGTCGGCACCGTGATCCACGCGATCGAGCTCCGCCCCGGTGGCGGCGCGAAGATGGCGCGGTCCGCCGGTGCCAAGGTGCAGCTGGTGGCGAAGGACGGGCCTTACGCCCAGCTTCGTCTCCCGTCGGGCGAGATCCGGAACGTCGACGTGCGCAACCGCGCCACCATCGGCGAGGTCGGCAACTCCGACCACTCCAACATCAACTGGGGCAAGGCGGGTCGTAACCGCTGGCGCGGCAAGCGCCCCACCGTCCGTGGTGTCGTCATGAACCCGGTCGACCACCCGCACGGTGGTGGTGAGGGTAAGACCTCCGGTGGTCGCCACCCGGTGAACCCGAACGGAAAGCCCGAAGGCCGCACGCGCCGCCGCAAGGCCTCCGACGCCATGATCGTCCGCCGCCGGCGTACCGGCAAGAAGCGCTGA
- the rpsS gene encoding 30S ribosomal protein S19 codes for MPRSLKKGPFVDDHLLKKVDVLNESGKKTVIKTWSRRSTIIPDFLGHTIAVHDGRKHVPVFVTEAMVGHKLGEFAPTRTFKGHIKDDRKSRRR; via the coding sequence ATGCCACGTAGCCTCAAAAAGGGCCCCTTCGTGGACGACCACCTGCTCAAGAAGGTGGACGTTCTCAACGAGTCGGGCAAGAAGACCGTCATCAAGACCTGGTCGCGACGCTCCACGATCATCCCGGACTTCCTGGGTCACACGATCGCGGTGCACGACGGTCGCAAGCACGTCCCGGTGTTCGTCACCGAGGCGATGGTGGGTCACAAGTTGGGCGAATTCGCCCCGACTCGGACCTTCAAGGGCCACATCAAGGACGACCGCAAGTCGCGCCGCCGCTGA
- the rplV gene encoding 50S ribosomal protein L22, with protein sequence MNAQNDVAEALPTAYARARFVRDSPTKVRRVIELIKGRSAADALAVLQFAPQAASEPVAKVLASAVANAENNLDLDPDTLWVKNAYADEGPTLKRIRPRAQGRAYRIRKRTSHITVEVESRPKAEAKKAQGKKKAGGR encoded by the coding sequence ATGAACGCCCAGAACGACGTGGCCGAGGCATTGCCGACGGCTTACGCGCGGGCTCGCTTCGTCCGGGACTCACCTACCAAGGTGCGCCGGGTGATCGAGCTGATCAAGGGACGTAGCGCCGCCGACGCCTTGGCCGTGCTCCAGTTCGCCCCGCAGGCGGCAAGCGAGCCGGTCGCGAAGGTGCTCGCCAGCGCCGTGGCCAACGCCGAAAACAACCTCGATCTCGACCCGGACACCCTCTGGGTCAAGAACGCCTACGCCGACGAGGGCCCGACCCTCAAGCGCATCCGTCCGCGGGCCCAGGGCCGCGCGTACCGGATCCGCAAGCGGACCAGCCACATCACCGTCGAGGTGGAGTCGCGTCCCAAGGCCGAGGCCAAGAAGGCACAGGGCAAGAAGAAGGCAGGTGGCCGGTAG
- the rpsC gene encoding 30S ribosomal protein S3 has product MGQKINPHGFRLGITTDWKSRWYADKQYAEYVAEDVKIRKLLSTGMERAGISKVEIERTRDRVRVDIHTARPGIVIGRRGAEADRIRGALEKLTAKQVQLNILEVKNPEADAQLVAQGVAEQLSNRVAFRRAMRKAIQTSMRSPQVKGIRVQCGGRLGGAEMSRSEHYRDGRVPLHTLRADIDYGFFEAKTTFGRIGVKVWIYKGELVGGLKAREARDAAAAAERAPRRDRGDRPTRPRRSGASGTTPTSTEAGRAAAAAKSDDTAPAATEAPAAETAEKTEG; this is encoded by the coding sequence GTGGGCCAGAAGATCAACCCGCACGGCTTCCGCCTGGGTATCACCACGGACTGGAAGTCGCGTTGGTACGCCGACAAGCAGTACGCGGAGTACGTGGCCGAGGACGTCAAGATCCGGAAGCTGCTGTCCACGGGCATGGAGCGCGCCGGGATCTCCAAGGTCGAGATCGAGCGCACCCGTGACCGTGTCCGCGTCGACATCCACACCGCCCGGCCGGGCATCGTCATCGGCCGTCGTGGTGCGGAAGCCGACCGGATCCGCGGCGCGCTGGAGAAGCTGACCGCCAAGCAGGTCCAGCTGAACATCCTCGAGGTCAAGAACCCCGAGGCCGACGCCCAGCTCGTCGCTCAGGGTGTCGCGGAGCAGCTGAGCAACCGTGTGGCGTTCCGCCGCGCGATGCGCAAGGCGATCCAGACCTCCATGCGTTCGCCGCAGGTCAAGGGCATCCGCGTGCAGTGCGGCGGTCGTCTCGGCGGTGCCGAGATGTCCCGCTCCGAGCACTACCGCGATGGCCGCGTCCCGCTGCACACGCTGCGTGCCGACATCGACTACGGCTTCTTCGAGGCCAAGACGACGTTCGGTCGCATCGGCGTGAAGGTGTGGATCTACAAGGGCGAGCTCGTGGGTGGACTCAAGGCCCGTGAGGCGCGCGACGCCGCCGCGGCCGCCGAGCGTGCCCCGCGCCGTGACCGTGGTGACCGCCCGACCCGCCCGCGCCGTTCCGGTGCGTCGGGTACGACGCCGACCTCGACCGAAGCCGGTCGGGCAGCTGCCGCCGCCAAGAGCGACGACACCGCCCCCGCGGCCACCGAGGCCCCGGCTGCTGAGACTGCAGAAAAGACGGAGGGCTGA
- the rplP gene encoding 50S ribosomal protein L16: protein MLIPRRVKHRKQHSPKRHGAAKGGTKVSFGEYGIQALEHSYVTNRQIESARIAMTRHIKRGGKVWTTIYPDRPLTKKPAETRMGSGKGSPEWWIANVKPGRVMFEISFPNEETAREALRRAIHKLPMKCRIVTREGGEF from the coding sequence GTGCTCATCCCGCGCAGGGTCAAGCACCGGAAGCAGCACTCCCCGAAGCGCCACGGTGCCGCCAAGGGCGGTACGAAGGTCAGCTTCGGCGAGTACGGCATCCAGGCGCTTGAGCACAGCTACGTGACCAACAGGCAGATCGAGTCCGCTCGTATCGCCATGACGCGTCACATCAAGCGTGGCGGCAAGGTGTGGACGACCATCTACCCGGACCGCCCGCTGACCAAGAAGCCGGCGGAAACCCGCATGGGTTCCGGTAAGGGCTCGCCCGAGTGGTGGATCGCCAACGTGAAGCCGGGCCGCGTCATGTTCGAGATCTCGTTCCCGAACGAGGAGACCGCCCGTGAGGCGCTCCGTCGCGCGATCCACAAGCTGCCCATGAAGTGCCGCATCGTTACCCGTGAAGGTGGTGAGTTCTGA
- the rpmC gene encoding 50S ribosomal protein L29 — MAKAGIAQTSELRELTAEELVLRLKEYKEELFNLRFQMATGQLDNNRRLRTVRTDIARIYTVMRERELGLSVSPDAESEGAA; from the coding sequence ATGGCGAAGGCTGGTATCGCCCAGACGTCGGAGCTTCGTGAGCTCACCGCGGAAGAGCTTGTCCTGCGTCTGAAGGAATACAAGGAGGAGCTTTTCAACCTCCGCTTCCAGATGGCGACCGGACAGCTCGACAACAACCGCCGTCTGCGTACCGTCCGTACGGACATCGCGCGGATCTACACGGTCATGCGCGAGCGTGAACTCGGCCTGTCCGTTTCCCCTGACGCCGAGAGTGAAGGTGCCGCATGA